A genomic segment from Castor canadensis chromosome 1, mCasCan1.hap1v2, whole genome shotgun sequence encodes:
- the LOC141422334 gene encoding short transmembrane mitochondrial protein 1-like — protein MLQFLLGFTFGNMVGMYLAQNYDIPNLAKKVEEIKKDLEAKKKPPSS, from the coding sequence ATGCTCCAGTTCCTGCTTGGATTTACTTTTGGCAACATGGTTGGTATGTATCTGGCTCAGAACTACGACATTCCAAACCTGGCTAAAAAAGTTGAAGAGATTAAAAAGGACTTGGAAGCCAAGAAGAAACCCCCTAGTTCCTGA
- the Or5a2 gene encoding olfactory receptor 5A2 — protein MAVGRNNTTVKNFILLGFSDLPQMKVFLFVLFLGIYLLTLAWNLSLIALIRMYSHLHTPMYFFLSNLSFLDICYVSSTAPKMLSDIITGQKTISFVGCAAQYFIFCGMGLTECFLLAAMAYDRYAAICKPLLYTALVSHTLCLKMVAGAYVGGFLSSLIETCSVYQHDFCGPNMINHFFCDLPPVLALSCSDTFTSQVVTFFLGIVVGIVSVLVVLISYGYIVAAVLRISSGKGRTKAFSTCVSHLTAVTVFYGSGFFMYMRPHSSYSLNWDKVVSVFYAVVIPMMNPIIYSLRNKEIKNAMRKAVERDHVLTHGHSFF, from the coding sequence ATGGCTGTAGGAAGGAACAACACAACTGTGAAAAACTTCATCCTCCTTGGGTTTTCTGATCTTCCTCAAATGAAGGTTTTcctttttgtgttatttcttGGGATCTACCTCCTGACCCTGGCCTGGAACCTGAGCCTCATCGCCCTCATCAGGATGTACTCTCACCttcacacacccatgtacttcttcctcagtaACTTGTCTTTTCTTGACATCTGCTATGTGTCTTCCACAGCCCCTAAAATGCTTTCTGACATCATCACAGGGCAGaaaaccatttcctttgttggttGTGCCGCGCAGTACTTTATTTTCTGTGGAATGGGACTGACCGAGTGCTTTCTTTTGGCGGCTATGGCCTATGACCGTTATGCTGCAATCTGCAAACCATTGCTCTACACAGCTCTCGTGTCCCACACACTTTGTTTAAAGATGGTGGCTGGTGCATATGTGGGTGGATTCCTCAGTTCTCTGATTGAAACATGTTCTGTCTATCAGCATGATTTCTGCGGGCCCAACATGATCAACCACTTCTTCTGTGATCTTCCTCCAGTCTTGGCTCTGTCTTGCTCTGACACCTTCACCAGCCAGGTGGTGACTTTTTTTCTGGGTATTGTTGTTGGAATTGTGTCTGTCCTTGTGGTCCTTATCTCTTATGGTTACATTGTTGCTGCTGTCCTGAGGATCAGCTCAGGTAAAGGTAGGACCAAGGCCTTCAGCACCTGTGTGTCTCACTTGACTGCTGTGACTGTCTTCTATGGTTCTGGTTTCTTCATGTACATGCGACCTCACTCCAGCTACTCCCTAAACTGGGACAAGGTGGTGTCTGTATTCTATGCTGTGGTGATTCCCATGATGAATCCCATCATCTACAGTCTTAGGAATAAGGAGATTAAAAATGCCATGAGGAAAGCTGTGGAAAGGGACCATGTGCTGACCCATGGGCATTCATTTTTCTAA
- the Or5a1 gene encoding olfactory receptor 5A1, translating into MRNLSIAKSWNSSSVTLFIFLGFADHPQLQVILFVTFLGIYLVTLAWNLALICLIRSDTCLHTPMYFFLSNLSFIDICYSSAVAPKMLVDFFQKWKTISFLGCAVQFFFFVGMGLTECLLLTAMAYDRYAAISSPLLYTTIMSQGFCTCLVAGAYVGGFLSALIQAISIFQLHFCGPNIINHFFCDLPPILALSCSNTFLSQVVNFFVVVAVGGTSFLILLISYSYIVSAVLKIQSVEGRWKAFNTCASHLMMVTLLFGTALFMYLRPSFSYSLSRDKGVSVFYSLVIPMLNPLVYSLRNKEIKDALRKVMEKKVFF; encoded by the coding sequence ATGAGAAACTTGTCCATAGCCAAGTCCTGGAATAGCTCATCAGTGACACTGTTTATCTTCCTGGGATTTGCAGACCATCCACAACTCCAAGTCATCCTCTTTGTGACTTTCCTTGGCATCTATCTTGTGACCCTGGCCTGGAACCTGGCCCTCATCTGTCTGATAAGAAGTGACACCTGtctgcacacacccatgtacttcttcctcagcaACTTGTCCTTCATTGACATCTGCTACTCTTCTGCTGTGGCTCCCAAGATGCTTGTTGACTTCTTCCAGAAATGGAAGACCATATCATTCCTGGGCTGTGCTGTTCAATTTTTCTTCTTCGTTGGCATGGGTCTAACTGAGTGTCTTCTTCTGACAGCTATGGCATATGACCGATATGCAGCCATCTCCAGTCCCCTCCTCTATACTACCATCATGTCCCAAGGCTTCTGTACTTGCTTGGTGGCTGGGGCATATGTTGGTGGCTTCCTAAGTGCCCTGATCCAGGCCATCTCCATATTTCAGCTCCACTTCTGTGGACCAAATATCATCAACCACTTCTTCTGTGACCTCCCACCAATCCTGGCACTTTCTTGCTCTAACACCTTCCTCAGTCAAGTAGTAAATTTCTTTGTGGTGGTTGCTGTTGGAGGGACATCATTTCTCATCCTCCTAATCTCCTACAGTTACATAGTGTCTGCTGTCTTGAAGATCCAATCTGTGGAAGGTCGATGGAAAGCCTTCAATACATGTGCCTCGCACCTGATGATGGTGACTCTGTTGTTTGGGACAGCTCTTTTCATGTACCTGCGACCCAGCTTCAGCTACTCACTTAGCAGGGACAAGGGAGTTTCTGTGTTTTATTCTCTAGTCATTCCCATGCTGAACCCTCTCGTTTATAGTTTGAGGAACAAAGAGATCAAGGATGCCCTGAGGAAAGTGATGGAGAAGAAAGTGTTTTTCTAG